Proteins found in one Brachypodium distachyon strain Bd21 chromosome 5, Brachypodium_distachyon_v3.0, whole genome shotgun sequence genomic segment:
- the LOC112269403 gene encoding uncharacterized protein LOC112269403 has translation MVNCNTLQRVAAISLRESHRLSALRHVDGRAFDLARNRAIEKTLQKRPIQKSYDDIVRIGFNTVGTPADLLTFYRELLEEHISVASALVDHQVYLASSDAANAEQAPVTTPHMKNPERRTLFLSLIWLDQKVPQGPFFRLPSSMPTTTLLLFVLSILGKIVS, from the exons ATGGTAAATTGCAACACTCTTCAA AGAGTGGCTGCGATCTCTCTCCGCGAGTCCCATCGGCTGTCTGCCCTCAGACACGTTGATGGTAGAGCATTCGACCTTGCTCGAAACAGAGCCATTGAGAAGACTCTTCAGAAAAGGCCCATCCAGAAGTCCTATGAT GACATCGTAAGGATTGGATTCAACACCGTGGGTACTCCAGCTGATCTGCTTACATTTTACCGGGAGTTGCTTGAAGAACACATATCAGTCGCTTCTGCACTCGTTGATCATCAAGTGTACCTTGCTAGCTCTGATGCTGCAAACGCCGAGCAGGCTCCAGTCACCACTCCACATATGAAGAATCCTGAG AGGAGAACACTTTTCTTATCGTTGATATGGCTGGACCAGAAGGTGCCGCAGGGCCCATTCTTCAGATTGCCATCAAGCATGCCGACAACTACTCTGCTGCTTTTCGTGCTCTCCATCCTGGGGAAGATCGTTTCCTGA
- the LOC100824863 gene encoding uncharacterized protein LOC100824863, with product MGSFFSYLAGAKISPCSLRLPLTDAEVKTAALSYDAIMAIGVQGPSPLMQEELVAGYHWRLAREALEEYNYDNQDRPEFQYLIGKTAMEAKKGMQITVACVGLREHFWYHVSFSARRKGQDERRFFAELRYDPYFHELFVETCTILEEPLCRFRSSCAFCPDDSEILHPSETEFACGKEGHEKEFFRERDILRRPFLKRS from the exons ATGGGATCCTTCTTCTCCTACCTTGCCGGCGCCAAGATTTCACCTTGCAGTTTACGCCTCCCTCTCACCGACGCCGAGGTCAAGACTGCCGCTTTGTCATATGATGCCATCATGGCGATTGGTGTCCAAGGCCCCAGCCCGCTCATGCAGGA ggagctcgtcgccggctATCACTGGAGACTTGCCCGTGAGGCCCTCGAAGAGTACAACTACGACAACCAGGATCGGCCCGAGTTCCAGTATCTTATTGGGAAGACGGCCATGGAGGCCAAGAAGGGGATGCAGATCACGGTCGCCTGCGTCGGTCTCAGGGAACATTTCTGGTACCACGTCAGCTTCTCGGCTCGCCGCAAGGGCCAAGACGAGCGCCGCTTCTTCGCCGAGCTACGCTACGATCCATACTTCCACGAACTGTTCGTCGAAACCTGCACCATCTTAG AAGAGCCGTTGTGCCGCTTCAGAAGCAGCTGCGCATTCTGTCCAGATGACTCCGAGATTTTGCACCCGAGCGAAACGGAGTTTGCGTGTGGAAAGGAGGGACACGAGAAGGAGTTCTTCCGCGAGAGAGATATTCTTCGGAGACCGTTCCTGAAAAGATCATAG